From a single Metopolophium dirhodum isolate CAU chromosome 6, ASM1992520v1, whole genome shotgun sequence genomic region:
- the LOC132947326 gene encoding uncharacterized protein LOC132947326 gives MFKLQYMRLRSRYMLFCFIAVFSFSVLFLMFQNSLSRPAIETLVTETHKQINNFKNFKDNLKVAEQKELVVNEDYLYALGFVTKPAIYPDSSWKNTTLPIVVTYVLEDEHSQAIGLVICVTKYLPDRAILLYNLGIPDYQLNIMQTFCNNNTRCTIIDFDLSKFPSHVSRTHIKAYRPLVLQDALNRAGAVMFLDPNVRIISPNVSKLFTLYSNKSIVGWETRMATTTLTHPKMFDYFRTPADNFFFLPLVLVNKLIVYNTLDMHQDIMLPWIQCALISECISPIGAQTKGCRYNKKPQYRYSSCHGYDVSAFNIVLGIHYQFDSTPYVIKENEDDFFTQVSTSEAQKDLQNLILNITDTPAVT, from the exons ATGTTTAAGTTACAATACATGAGGTTGCGATCGCGGTACATGCTGTTCTGCTTTATCGCAGTCTTTTCGTTTAGCGTTTTGTTCTTAATGTTTCAAAACAGTCTGAGCCGGCCGGCCATCGAGACCTTGGTCACTGAAACGCACAAGCAAATTAACAACTTCAAAAACTTCAAA GACAATTTAAAGGTAGCCGAGCAAAAGGAATTGGTGGTCAACGAAGACTATCTGTACGCATTGGGTTTTGTGACGAAACCGGCCATTTACCCAGACTCTTCTTGGAAGAACACCACTCTACCCATTGTTGTCACATACGTGTTGGAAGATGAACACAGCCAAGCTATTGGGCTCGTGATATGTGTGACCAAGTACTTGCCTGACCGTGCAATACTTCTATACAACCTGGGAATACCTGACTACCAACTCAACATT atgcaAACATTTTGTAATAACAACACTCGGTGTACAATTATCGATTTTGATCTATCAAAATTTCCATCTCATGTAAGCCGTACACATATCAAAGCGTATCGACCTCTTGTGTTACAG GACGCATTGAATCGCGCTGGTGCCGTGATGTTTCTCGATCCAAATGTTCGGATAATATCTCCAAATGTTTCAAAACTTTTCACGCTCTACAGTAACAAATCAATAGTCGGCTGGGAGACAAGAATGGCCACAACAACGCTCACACAcccaaaaatgtttgattactTTCGAACACCTGCAGACAATTTTTTCTTCCTTCCCCTGGTCCTAGTCAACAAACTGATTGTGTACAATACTCTTGACATGCATCAAGACATCATGTTGCCGTGGATTCAATGTGCCCTCATCAGTGAATGTATATCACCCATAG GGGCGCAGACCAAAGGGTGTAGATACAACAAGAAACCACAGTACAGATATTCAAGTTGTCATGGGTATGATGTGTCAGCATTCAACATTGTGTTAGGTATACACTATCAGTTCGATAGTACACCTTATGTCATCAAAGAAAACGAAGATGATTTTTTCACTCAAGTTTCCACGAGTGAAGCTCAAAAAGATCTACAAAACTTGATTTTGAATATAACAGATACGCCAGCAGTGACGTAA
- the LOC132947327 gene encoding transformer-2 protein homolog beta-like isoform X2, with protein MSDVEDRNGNSKSRSISPSRSRSRSPSDHKSRSRSPTHSKTRSRSLSRPPSRNGSKYKSRSRHSYSRSRSRSRSYSGDRRRSYRSHSRGSGSRRSRHENPKPNKCLGIFGLSVYTTEHQLYDIFAKYGSIDKILIIIDAKSGRSRGFGFAYFKKHEDAKVAKEECSGMEIDGRRIRVDFSITQRPHTPTPGIYMGRPTMREERSSRRRGYDRYDNNRYDRGDRYDRGERYDRYDRDRDYDDYYEGGYRGGGGGGGGGRGGGGGGGGGGGHYRERRSPSYYKNRSRYDRSRSRSYSPRAERV; from the exons ATGAGTGACGTCGAG GACCGCAACGGGAATTCAAAATCCCGTTCCATCTCTCCCAGCCGAAGCCGTAGCAGATCGCCGAGCGATCACAAGTCTCGCAGTCGATCACCCACTCACTCGAAGACACGTTCTAGATCGCTTTCTCGGCCACCCAGCCGCAACGGCAGCAAGTATAAGAGCCGCTCGAGGCATTCGTACTCAAGGTCACGTTCCCGGTCCCGTTCGTATTCTGGAGATCGTCGACGCAGTTACCGCAGCCACTCTCGAGGCTCGGGCTCGAGACGCAGCAGACAT GAAAACCCAAAACCTAATAAATGTCTGGGCATATTCGGCCTAAGTGTGTACACTACAGAACATCAACTCTACGATATATTTGCAAAATATGGTTCCATCGACAAAatccttattattattgatgctAAA AGTGGAAGGTCTCGCGGTTTTGGTTTTGCCTATTTCAAAAAGCATGAAGATGCTAAGGTAGCTAAAGAAGAATGCTCTGGCATGGAAATCGATGGCCGCAGAATTCGAGTAGATTTTTCAATTACCCAACGCCCTCATACACCAACACCTGGCATTTATATGGGCAGACCAac AATGCGAGAAGAAAGGTCATCTAGGAGAAGAGGTTATGATAGATATGATAATAACCGTTATGATCGTGGTGATCGGTATGACCGCGGAGAACGTTATGATAGATATGACAGAGATAGAGATTATGA cgATTACTATGAGGGTGGATACAgaggtggcggcggcggcggcggaggtggTAGaggaggtggtggtggtggcggtggtggaggAGGCCACTACAGAGAACGCAGATCACCATCTTACTACAAAAACAGATCACGTTACGATAGGTCACGTTCACGTTCTTATTCTCCAC GTGCGGAAAGAGTTTAA
- the LOC132947327 gene encoding transformer-2 protein homolog beta-like isoform X1: MSDVEDRNGNSKSRSISPSRSRSRSPSDHKSRSRSPTHSKTRSRSLSRPPSRNGSKYKSRSRHSYSRSRSRSRSYSGDRRRSYRSHSRGSGSRRSRHENPKPNKCLGIFGLSVYTTEHQLYDIFAKYGSIDKILIIIDAKSGRSRGFGFAYFKKHEDAKVAKEECSGMEIDGRRIRVDFSITQRPHTPTPGIYMGRPTMREERSSRRRGYDRYDNNRYDRGDRYDRGERYDRYDRDRDYDDYYEGGYRGGGGGGGGGRGGGGGGGGGGGHYRERRSPSYYKNRSRYDRSRSRSYSPRRNKT, encoded by the exons ATGAGTGACGTCGAG GACCGCAACGGGAATTCAAAATCCCGTTCCATCTCTCCCAGCCGAAGCCGTAGCAGATCGCCGAGCGATCACAAGTCTCGCAGTCGATCACCCACTCACTCGAAGACACGTTCTAGATCGCTTTCTCGGCCACCCAGCCGCAACGGCAGCAAGTATAAGAGCCGCTCGAGGCATTCGTACTCAAGGTCACGTTCCCGGTCCCGTTCGTATTCTGGAGATCGTCGACGCAGTTACCGCAGCCACTCTCGAGGCTCGGGCTCGAGACGCAGCAGACAT GAAAACCCAAAACCTAATAAATGTCTGGGCATATTCGGCCTAAGTGTGTACACTACAGAACATCAACTCTACGATATATTTGCAAAATATGGTTCCATCGACAAAatccttattattattgatgctAAA AGTGGAAGGTCTCGCGGTTTTGGTTTTGCCTATTTCAAAAAGCATGAAGATGCTAAGGTAGCTAAAGAAGAATGCTCTGGCATGGAAATCGATGGCCGCAGAATTCGAGTAGATTTTTCAATTACCCAACGCCCTCATACACCAACACCTGGCATTTATATGGGCAGACCAac AATGCGAGAAGAAAGGTCATCTAGGAGAAGAGGTTATGATAGATATGATAATAACCGTTATGATCGTGGTGATCGGTATGACCGCGGAGAACGTTATGATAGATATGACAGAGATAGAGATTATGA cgATTACTATGAGGGTGGATACAgaggtggcggcggcggcggcggaggtggTAGaggaggtggtggtggtggcggtggtggaggAGGCCACTACAGAGAACGCAGATCACCATCTTACTACAAAAACAGATCACGTTACGATAGGTCACGTTCACGTTCTTATTCTCCAC GTCGTAATAAAACCTAA
- the LOC132947325 gene encoding 26S proteasome non-ATPase regulatory subunit 11 — protein MAGATMLARINKPSDFAMKKVETEHDRIMAREQLILTQGELLKKEGKAKELAALIKETRPFLSEISKAKAAKLVRSLVDLFLDLEAGIGIELQLCKECIEWAKEERRTFLRQSLESRLMALYFDSGMFSEALQHGAVLLKELKKLDDKNLLVDVLLLESKAYHALNNLSKARASLTSARTTANSIYCPPKMQSSLDLQSGILHAADEQDFKTAYSYFYEAFEGFDSVDSASNALKALKYMLLSKIMLNNAEDVQQIVSGKLALKYTGRDVEAMKSIARASHKRSLADFQIALNEYKKELEEDPIVRAHLDTLYGNMLEQNLCRIIEPYSRVQVEYVAKSINLPMENVERKLSQMILDKKFHGILDQGEGILIVFEEAEIDETYELVLDNINSMSKVVDTLYQTAKKLT, from the exons ATGGCAGGTGCTACCATGTTAGCGCGCATCAACAAGCCGTCCGACTTCGCCATGAAGAAAGTCGAAACTGAACACGACAGGATTATGGCACGCGAGCAACTGATCCTCACGCAGGGTGAACTCTTAAAGAAAGAAGGTAAGGCCAAAGAACTGGCCGCCTTAATCAAGGAGACCAGGCCGTTTTTGTCCGAAATCAGTAAGGCGAAAGCGGCCAAACTAGTGCGGTCCCTGGTTGACCTCTTCCTGGACCTCGAAGCAGGCATTGGGATTGAATTGCAACTGTGCAAGGAGTGCATAGAATGGGCCAAGGAAGAGCGACGAACGTTTCTCAGGCAGTCGCTGGAGTCCCGGTTGATGGCCCTGTACTTCGATTCTGGAATGTTTTCTGAAGCATTGCAACACGGTGCAGTACTGTTGAAAGAACTGAAAAAGTTGGATGATAAAAATTTGTTGGTCGACGTTTTATTATTGGAAAGCAAAGCTTATCATGCTCTGAACAACTTGTCCAAGGCTAGGGCCTCTCTTACTTCTGCTAGAACGACGGCAAACTCGATTTATTGCCCACCTAAAATGCAGTCTTCTCTTGACTTGCAATCGGGAATCTTACATGCAGCCGACGAGCAAGACTTTAAAACTGCTTATTCTTATTTCTATGAAGCTTTTGAAGGGTTTGACAGTGTGGACAGTGCATCTAATGCACTTAAGGCATTGAAGTACATGCTTTTGTCAAagataatgttaaataatgcAGAAGATGTACAACAGATTGTGAGCGGTAAATTAGCATTAAAATATACAGGTCGTGATGTAGAAGCAATGAAGAGCATTGCAAGAGCTAGTCACAAAAGATCTTTAGCAGATTTTCAAATTGcgttaaatgaatataaaaaagaatTGGAAGAAGATCCAATTGTCAGAGCACATTTAGATACACTTTATGGAAATATGTTGGAACAAAATCTGTGTAGAATCATTGAGCCATACTCTAG aGTACAAGTTGAGTATGTTGccaaatcaataaatttaccTATGGAAAATGTTGAACGAAAACTTTCACAGATGATATTGGACAAAAAATTCCATGGTATCTTAGACCAGGGTGAAGGCATTCTTATAGTATTTGAAGAAGCTGAAATCGATGAAACTTATGAATtagttttagataatataaatagcaTGAGCAAAGTCGTGGATACATTGTATCAGACtgctaaaaaattaacataa
- the LOC132947324 gene encoding uncharacterized protein LOC132947324 isoform X1, with the protein MICIKMLNVFKMILKFTIKKSNKAKQNSKKNNNELKITTQFLFGHHVPPYYSVLNHTLMDKYVMHLFKPNAPTAKILRMHKDIIEHEREMFDHWLSNLWEENLKNRRLNTIPYIENYIKSACNFSNGYIKSHYGGTYSSKMKIDYNIRDEVEVNKVEMLYCKRVQTSKNDTIINLPMVIDIGNLESKISFKDGVFNPPQKIPLVEDECCRTLSTTNAIDVNICLSSIKSIMNLEKPNSLWIIPVNVDIDTDERKTIYVGGALSTGHFSQQQKSWYYLRKELKKKLKNASPNEAVQDDYNNYNYDKWMLKVSDVNGIDKSFNLLVRNKPHGIQEQIKPHNTPVVIIPKVEYQPEFGFEKVSEEQLVEYWLDTSFRCPTTKLALVSVQHNMDLMHVKWTIEEVESLSSIGKDQMYLQRLYLTLEKLAQLGNGEYVLLHNPKKPFHVDVYQSSAYGGFNLMNMYFVLQQTEVSDSLVWNPIDREILCPIHNYFKVAPCMFRPNPDQLDIQTINEQVTRFNINRKSKENYENAQLQRKKRIKMEKNKMKRKLKRENDILYNIKNNTLNIGNSLTN; encoded by the exons atgattTGTATCAAAATGCTCAATGTTTTCAAAATGATCCTGaagtttacaataaaaaaaagcaataaagcaaaacaaaattcaaaa aaaaataataatgaacttaaaattactacacaatttttatttggtcATCATGTGCCACCATATTATTCAGTATTGAATCATACACTAATGGATAAATATgtaatgcatttattcaaacCTAATGCTCCTACTGCTAAAATTCTGAGG aTGCACAAAGATATTATTGAACATGAACGAGAAATGTTTGATCATTGGCTCTCAAACCTTTGggaagaaaatttgaaaaatcgtCGATTAAATACCATTCCGTACATTGAGAATTACATTAAATCTGCTTGTAAT TTTTCAAATGGTTATATTAAATCACACTATGGTGGTACATATAGTTCAAAGATGAAGATCGACTATAATATAAGAGATGAAGTTGAAGTGAATAAAGTTGaaatgttatattgtaaaaGAGTACAGAct agtaaaaatgatacaataattaatcTTCCTATGGTAATTGATATTGGAAATCTAGAAtcaaaaatttcttttaaagatGGTGTGTTTAATCCACCTCAAAAAATTCCTC TTGTGGAAGATGAATGTTGTCGTACACTGTCAACGACAAATGCCATTGATGTTAACATATGTTTAAGtagtataaaaagtattatgaATCTAGAGAAACCCAATAGTTTATGGATAATTCCTGTCAATGTAGATATTG atactgATGAGcgtaaaacaatttatgttgGAGGAGCATTATCTACTGGACATTTCTCTCAACAACAAAAAAGTTGGTATTATCTTAGaaaagaattgaaaaaaaaattgaaaaatgc cTCACCTAATGAAGCTGTTCAGGACGATTATAACAATTACAACTATGATAAATGGATGTTAAAAGTCAGCGATGTCAATGGCATTGACAAATCGTTCAATTTACTTGTAAGAAATAAACCCCATGGCATACAA GAACAGATCAAACCACACAATACCCCAGTAGTAATAATACCAAAGGTTGAGTATCAACCAGAATTTGGCTTCGAAAAAGTCAGTGAAGAACAGCTTGTTGAATATTGGCTGGATACAAGCTTCAGATGTCCCACAACCAAATTAGCATTAG TCTCAGTACAACACAATATGGACCTGATGCATGTGAAATGGACAATTGAAGAAGTAGAGAGTTTAAGTTCAATTGGCAAAGACCAAATGTATCTACAAAGATTGTATCTAACTCTAGAAAAACTCGCACAATTAGGCAATGGAGAATATGTACTGCTACACAATCCTAAAAAACCATTCCACGTTGACGTCTACCAGTCATCAGC gtatGGTGGTTTCAATTTAATGAACATGTATTTTGTTCTACAACAGACTGAAGTTTCTGATTCATTGGTTTGGAATCCTATAGACAGggaaatattatgtccaattcATAATTACTTTAAAGTTGCACCGTGCATGTTCAGGCCAAATCCTGATCAATTAGATATCCAAACGATAA atgaACAAGTGACCAGATTCAATATAAATAGGAAAAGCAAGGAGAATTATGAAAATGCGCAACTACAAAGAAAAAAGAGgattaaaatggaaaaaaataaaatgaaaaggaaattaaaaagagaaaatgatattttatataatatcaaaaataatacgttAAACATTGGTAATTCattgacaaattaa
- the LOC132947324 gene encoding uncharacterized protein LOC132947324 isoform X2, which translates to MHKDIIEHEREMFDHWLSNLWEENLKNRRLNTIPYIENYIKSACNFSNGYIKSHYGGTYSSKMKIDYNIRDEVEVNKVEMLYCKRVQTSKNDTIINLPMVIDIGNLESKISFKDGVFNPPQKIPLVEDECCRTLSTTNAIDVNICLSSIKSIMNLEKPNSLWIIPVNVDIDTDERKTIYVGGALSTGHFSQQQKSWYYLRKELKKKLKNASPNEAVQDDYNNYNYDKWMLKVSDVNGIDKSFNLLVRNKPHGIQEQIKPHNTPVVIIPKVEYQPEFGFEKVSEEQLVEYWLDTSFRCPTTKLALVSVQHNMDLMHVKWTIEEVESLSSIGKDQMYLQRLYLTLEKLAQLGNGEYVLLHNPKKPFHVDVYQSSAYGGFNLMNMYFVLQQTEVSDSLVWNPIDREILCPIHNYFKVAPCMFRPNPDQLDIQTINEQVTRFNINRKSKENYENAQLQRKKRIKMEKNKMKRKLKRENDILYNIKNNTLNIGNSLTN; encoded by the exons aTGCACAAAGATATTATTGAACATGAACGAGAAATGTTTGATCATTGGCTCTCAAACCTTTGggaagaaaatttgaaaaatcgtCGATTAAATACCATTCCGTACATTGAGAATTACATTAAATCTGCTTGTAAT TTTTCAAATGGTTATATTAAATCACACTATGGTGGTACATATAGTTCAAAGATGAAGATCGACTATAATATAAGAGATGAAGTTGAAGTGAATAAAGTTGaaatgttatattgtaaaaGAGTACAGAct agtaaaaatgatacaataattaatcTTCCTATGGTAATTGATATTGGAAATCTAGAAtcaaaaatttcttttaaagatGGTGTGTTTAATCCACCTCAAAAAATTCCTC TTGTGGAAGATGAATGTTGTCGTACACTGTCAACGACAAATGCCATTGATGTTAACATATGTTTAAGtagtataaaaagtattatgaATCTAGAGAAACCCAATAGTTTATGGATAATTCCTGTCAATGTAGATATTG atactgATGAGcgtaaaacaatttatgttgGAGGAGCATTATCTACTGGACATTTCTCTCAACAACAAAAAAGTTGGTATTATCTTAGaaaagaattgaaaaaaaaattgaaaaatgc cTCACCTAATGAAGCTGTTCAGGACGATTATAACAATTACAACTATGATAAATGGATGTTAAAAGTCAGCGATGTCAATGGCATTGACAAATCGTTCAATTTACTTGTAAGAAATAAACCCCATGGCATACAA GAACAGATCAAACCACACAATACCCCAGTAGTAATAATACCAAAGGTTGAGTATCAACCAGAATTTGGCTTCGAAAAAGTCAGTGAAGAACAGCTTGTTGAATATTGGCTGGATACAAGCTTCAGATGTCCCACAACCAAATTAGCATTAG TCTCAGTACAACACAATATGGACCTGATGCATGTGAAATGGACAATTGAAGAAGTAGAGAGTTTAAGTTCAATTGGCAAAGACCAAATGTATCTACAAAGATTGTATCTAACTCTAGAAAAACTCGCACAATTAGGCAATGGAGAATATGTACTGCTACACAATCCTAAAAAACCATTCCACGTTGACGTCTACCAGTCATCAGC gtatGGTGGTTTCAATTTAATGAACATGTATTTTGTTCTACAACAGACTGAAGTTTCTGATTCATTGGTTTGGAATCCTATAGACAGggaaatattatgtccaattcATAATTACTTTAAAGTTGCACCGTGCATGTTCAGGCCAAATCCTGATCAATTAGATATCCAAACGATAA atgaACAAGTGACCAGATTCAATATAAATAGGAAAAGCAAGGAGAATTATGAAAATGCGCAACTACAAAGAAAAAAGAGgattaaaatggaaaaaaataaaatgaaaaggaaattaaaaagagaaaatgatattttatataatatcaaaaataatacgttAAACATTGGTAATTCattgacaaattaa